Within Vicia villosa cultivar HV-30 ecotype Madison, WI linkage group LG1, Vvil1.0, whole genome shotgun sequence, the genomic segment TAGtcgtaattggtttgtaattctcTTTTTGTCGGGTTATTCCCATTTCTTCGTGTAatcaggttggagaacccttagttctccggtTATTAATATATCTTGTTTACACAAAAAATTACTTTAGACATTtcgtaattttataataatttttttggatatcaaaattttaaaaaatcacttcattttaaaattatttaaaataaatttttgtataaattatttttgaaataacactttttaaaaaatttataattttgacTATGTTTTGATATCAATAAGAAGTGAATTTGCAAGTATTTTTGGCAGCAGTTTTTCAGTGGCTGAGTTTTGCCACGGTCCTACTTGAGAGTTGCATGTCTTGTTCTTTTTTTGTGGGGTAAGTGGAAATAATAAGATTAGGAGGACTGTTGTTAATTTAGCATTAGGTGATGTGGAGGTCTGAAATCACGGGAATGGGAATATCTTTTGCAGAACACGAGGCTTATAGAGACCAACTCTTTGATTGAATCCTTCTTATGTCTTGGAAGTGGTACGAGTTGAGTATCTTTGAGACTTTGCTAATATTATGAATGGTATGTGCATTAATCCTTTAGCATGTCTGTTAATTGGCTCTTAGGTTGTAAGTTGTAACCCTTTTATTTAattacgtttttttttttttgataaataagAGGGCCGAAGCCCGAAAACAGCAAAAACTAAATTCTTTTGAAATAGGTTTAAAGTATCCTATCAACTTTTATATAAAATCATTCTTGTGGAATAATTAATTGCAAGTTTAATTTGTTGTTTGCTATGATAAATGAAAATGTTTCAGTATAAACAAAACAGTGGAACGCTATCCACAGCGAGTCAAGGAATTGGCTGTCAGCACCAAAGAAATCCAAGAAAATACACAGGTCACTCCTTCATCGAAATTGCAAATCTATATCATGAGACATATAATAAACAaatgtatatttttaaattaatttttatttacatGCAGACCCTAAAGGAATATGATATCAACACAACAAAAAAGTTGGAGCAACTAGAATTTTACAAAAGGTTTTCAGAACCAACTTTCTAAATTTGAGATTTTCATGAATCATTATTCATAGCTTTGGTGATTTTCTTGTATTGTAGGAAGCTGTTGGGAGATGAATTAGATACATGTGGTATTGAAGAACTACAACAGATTGAAAATCAACTCGAATACAGCTTAAGCAAAATTAGGGCAAGAAAGGTATCCTTCAATACTGTTTTGTTATGTTTTAATTAGTGTATAACCAAAACTCCTTATTGAAGAACTTGATGTTGTTGTCTATTCTCAGAATCAACTGTTGATGGAACAAATTGAAAAGCTAAAGAAACAGGTAATTAATAATGTTACCACAATAATTgcacacttttttttttattcaatttatttatttaaattgtttaatacaATTGTCATATTCCTTGCTACCACTTCAGGAAAGGTGCCTACTTGAAGAAAATAGACGCTTACGTGAGCAGGTTAGTCCTTTTAACCCCATAGACAATCTCGCTGAATATGACTCCAACACGTTGACACTCACACTGATTTGTTCTGCATATTTCATTTCTTGAAATTACAAGTTATTTTTCACTTTGATTAAAACCTAATTTCTAACATGTTTTCATTATTGTAGTGTGGAGTTGAACAACAAGATATAAAAGTCTTAACAGAAAGTGAGCTAGGTGAGGAGGTGGAGACGGAATTGTTCATAGGGCGACCTGAGAAACGAATGAATTGAGAGCAGAAACTAGCGACATAAATCTAATATACGTGAGGAAGCAGAATCTAACATTGGAAGTTAGTAATAATGTCCAATAATGTTTAGTAGTCAAATAATTTCTATCATTGACGTATtctaaagatattttttaagatatCCAGACTCATATTATATCAATTTTTGAATTGgtgaattttttaataattgaGAACTCTTTATAATATATGATTGTTAGAGATTTTTAGGGTTATTGCGGTGTTAGAGTCAACTCACACAAGAGTGTGAGAAACTTTATATACTGGtgttttttttaggttaattaaatGTCCTTTTCAATCATAGGGTTGAGAGATTTACTGAAATCTCTTAGGCCTAGATCTTAGACTTCAAGGAGCAACACTCATAGGGTTGAGAGATTTAGGGCCTGTTTGAAACACTTCTATAAAActgttttttagtttttaaaaattaaaaatttaaaaacttgtttgaatGTAATGTTTTCTAATACTGTATTTAAAAACTGTTTCTAATTTTCctgtttttaaaactaaaaaacaaaaacagctCCTACATGTTTTCCATTTTAGTTTTTCCATTTCGTATGATTGAAAACACGGGAATACTAGTACTTGTAATATTAAACCACTATCTTTTTCTCAATCAAGTCACACTCACAAATAATTTGCACACAataatcatttcttttatttttctagcAGGTAACGAATAATGTGTTGAATTTTTCATTGAACATTGTATTCAATTTTGTTCTTACAAATTCATATTGAGTGactgaatttaaaaatattacaatttttatTGGATaagatttttgtttaatttttctatgaataaaatttatttattgagTGACtgaatttaattttcatttatacTCATAAGCACCTTTAAACTTAATTCTTAATTATACTAAAATAGATTTCTAAAATCAATtgaacaaattatttttttattgtctttttaaaaaataagtatttgaaaattagaccAACAAacaaaaatttttaatttttatattttaaaaacagtttttaaaaacttagtttaccaaacaattttttttatcattctctTCTTAAAAACACTTTTacaaaattgatttataaaacacattttaaaaattgaaaagcaAAAGTAATTCAAACAGGCCCTTAGAGCCTCTTAGGCCTAAATCTTAGACTACAAGTAACAACACCTTTTACAAAGTAAAGGGTGGGTAAGGGACCTGCTTTGCGCGATGGGCGTTACCCACTTGCTCTTGGTGAGTTCTTATGTATTCTTTTCAAATATATCAGTACACTGTCCCTCAAGCACAAGGCTTTGTAAAGGTTGAAATGATTTTATTCTCCTATCCCTCTGCAAAGTTTCAATTAGAGTTTCACAAGCGAGGCTTCAAGTTGAGTCCCTCGGAGGAGACTTAAGTTGAGTCTCTCGGGCGGCGAGACTTTAGATTGATCCCTCAGGTGAGCCTTTAATTTAAGTCCCTCAGACGAAAATTTTGTTGTTCCCTCAAGCGAGGCTTCATGTTGAGTCCCttaagaaaatccttaagttaaGTCTCTCAGGTGAGACTTCAAGCTGAGGTATTACTCCTTGTTCCGTAGGGATCTTCTTGTGAAAGTCCAATATTTATATTACCCCTTGAAGGCGACAATGATCTTTCAATAGAAGTCAATCATTTGGGTTGCCTCCTCCTGCAAGGATCTTTCAATGGAAGTCCAACATTTAGATTTCCTCTTAAGGGCGACAAGGATCTTCCAATTGAAGTCCAACATTTAGATTTTCTCTTGAGGGCAGCAATGATCTTCCATTAAAAGTCCAACACTAAGATTGACAAAATAACCTAATATAAATATGATAACAAATAAGTTTTTCAAATGGATTCGTACATTGGTTGGTCAATCTCCCTTTTCCTTAAAACTAATTGTAATAATACCTCAGGTTAACTAAATTTCGCGTCCTTGAAATGAGTCGCTCGTTAAGCTCTTTGAGCTTGTAGGTTTTAAAGATATGACTCCATACACTATAGGGGGTGATATGTGGAGGTTTGAAAAtcattgattttaaataaaattatttttaaaatcagagtttctaaaaatattataaaaacatTTGAATAAATATGCATTGGAGATTCAATGTAAAGAAATTATGtggaaaataaaaaggataagaGAAGAGAAATGACACCAGAATATTATCGAGGTTCGGACTAATCATGTGACCTACTCTTCTTCCCAAGAATATATCTTGAGAGTATTCGATGTTTGTGAGCTTTTAGAAGATTATGCCCACGGACCCCCTTATATAGGAAAACTGCAGTTTCAGGTGAACTtccaaccaaaaataaaaatggcTTGAAGCAGTTAGTCTTCAATGAACATGGCTTGAAGTGGTTAGTCTTCACACAAAACATAAATTTTGCACAAAGTGATCTTGAATGAAATTGGAGTTTTGAGTTGGCTATCCTTCGAACTGAACTCAGCTTTAACACGAGCTGACCACAAACTAAACTGAGATTTTCATCGAGTTGATCTCAAATCTACTGTGCTTTTATATCAGGCTGAACTCATAAACCAAACTAGACTTTAAACATGGATGATCTCGAATTGATAATGCTTTTGATCGGACTGATCTTAAGAACCAAACGGAGACTCAAACTAATCCCAAATAcaaacaaaatgatttttaaatggTTTACCTCCTAACAAAAATGAGAAATTCATAAGGAAGAATATTTACTTTAGAAAAATTAACTATTGGTATATTTACAATTATGCCTTCACCCATAACATTGTTCCACTACTAGACTCAAGAACACTCTTAAAGCAATATGGCTTAAATATGTGAGAAAGGTTTAGAGAGATTATGATAGAAATGAAATGTGAGGTTTTTCATGTTTTCTGAATTTTTTGAAATGATAGAGAAGCTCCCTATTTATAGGTCAAAACATAGTGTAAATTTGGAAATAATCCAAGAGCCAAATAAATGGCCCAATCTATTAGGTTAATCAATTAGGCCGAGCAAATAATCAATTGTTGATGCTCAACTTGGAAGTTTTAGATAGAGAACTGTCACCAATCATTCAGTGAATTTTGTAACCCATTATAGAACTGATATGCGTGATGTAATCGATTAGAAAGCTTCGAAATTCCAGATTCTGCAATAACGAAAAGTGTAGAAGCACCACGCGTCGAATCCCGAACTGATGAAAATGTAAGAAGACCTATTAGGCAAAGAGGTTTACCTCTAAAATTGCAAGATGTTCCGTGATAAAAAATCCAATGATGATGGTGATTACTTCCATTTTGCACTTATGGCCGAATCAGAGACCGTTAAAACGAAAAAAAGGCCTTAAGTGATCCAAAGTGGATTTGTGCTATAAAGGAGGAGTTGGAATCGATTGAGAAAAAAATTACTTGGGAGTTGGTTGATCTACAAAAAGGAAAGAAGCCAATTAGTGTAAGATGGAAAGATGGATCTATAAGGTGAAGGAAAATCTTAAAGGTCAAATAATCAAGCATAAGGCTCGATTAGTTGCAACGAGATTTTTGCATAGATAAGGCATAAaatttgaagaggtattttcccTAGTTTCTAGAAATAAAACCATAAGGCTAGTTGTTGGTATTGAGAATAAAAACAATTGGCCCATctaacaaatggatgtgaaatatGCATTTTTAAAGGGTCCGCTTGAAGAAGAAATGTATGTAGAATAACTCTCTGGTTTTATTGTGAAAAACCATAGGGAAATTTCTACAAGTTGATAAAAGATCTATACGAATTGAAACAAGTTCCAAGAGCTTGGACAAAATAATAGGCGATTTCCTAAAGAATGTTGGCTTCAAGAAATGTGTATCCCAACATGGCGTTTATGTGAAGACGGATACTTGTGAGGCCGAGTACATTGTCGCTTTGTTATGTGTTTGCCAGGCCATGTGACAAATGAATATATTGAAGGATCTGGGCAGTAGTGAGGGTGAGGTTGTTACATTCCTAGTTGATAATGTTTCCGCGATTAATATTTCTAAGAACCCAATTTCACATGGGAGGAGCAAGCATATTAAGATGATGTTTCACTATTTGAGGGAACTTGTTAgagcttttattggctgattggcatctacgtttggctaaaacataatagcagtatatgtggcgcatatttaaaggtcaaaagaataattgaagaatcagatcagaagattgaagattcaggaagaatcagatcagaagattgaagatttagtagtttctaatttaggagataaactaggaaactcatgattaaaagaccttatttgtagcagaatatttctgcatatttgtaacagcaaggagtgctgtgatttgtaagcccaaatccaattgggatcaggttataaataggaaattttgtaacctagtttgtaatagaaaaccttgtttttaacgatgtagtcattagggtttctataggtagaccaccctgGTTGTGgaatggctgccatgtccttctcgaaacctgtaggttagagaagtgattgtcctcactcgaaacctgtaggtaagaagTATTGTAAACTtcattgaagctgtgaagcaagatcaagtatgtgttcattgttaattgtgtaaatagctgttgcagggttgtaacagttaggcatcactagggagtgagcagaggttctcttgtcttggatggagttctaagataaaagtttcattgggtagtgactaggtaaactagaggttgtttatttgttaaccagaggttgtttacataaaatagtactattgatagtggaatcttcttcctggcatggtagcccccagagtaggtagttagaccgaactgggttaacaattatctgtgttatttatcttctgcattgtttgtttagttatgaatgttatgactttgtttataacaataagttcagaagtgttagttgttcctaaacagaaccatataaagattataatctggttatgtctactgaacgtgtgtgatcccaggtcttaTTGACTCTTATTTAGGAGTAATTAATTAATGGAGGATCCTTCTATTCTGcttacattaataacagatctgaTGTCTTCACATCGGGATTGAcatctgagtctgtcataccagaattttcaattggtatcagagcaggcatcctgtctgtttctggacgAGATCCATAAGGGATAAATTCTGGTTATGGTAAAAGTAGAAGAGTGTTTGAACAAAggatgttcatattgtatggtcccttgaagtggaggatggacctatatgattagaccTACCTTACCTAAAGAGCTATGTTGCTGGAACAAGGAGTgctaaatccaaagacttcatgcgggagtgaagatattgataaggtaatctCTGTATTTTTATGAGTTTGTCAGGTCAGGATTTTAGTTAGGTCTAGtcagttgcttggtgcagaagcaaggaTTGTTCAAGGTTGAGCAGCAATTaatctgtagttgtcatgcttactactaacacttaaagtaagcattgtgtgaattctgttgaggtatgactattttccgctgcatagtctctgagaaaccctagggttatgtatagtcaacagaatgtatggcaggtaTTGTCAGCTATAactaaagtgtcaaagatacttgagtatcctctcaagtccactcataatgacatggtttattagagctgatgaatgtcaactgatcaatgatattcataattatctgcaaATGTGTACCTTGAAATATTCAAGGttgaagtgttcctagaaggaggaacaaatgTTCTAATAGACGTtaggacattaagaactggtatgcagctaccagctgaagaacggATGTTCtagtgctaaactaatgtagtgtgaaaacattggtttggaacctactcctggtctggaagaggagacatctggctaagttaatcaggacacgattaacatgtgctcagttccactaagaaaactcatgaaggtattcctttctaatcCTTTGTGTTGTACTTATGAAGAGCCTATATCTGTGAGTTTCCTCTGATCAATGAAACCAGATAactattcataaccatagagcagttgttggagctgaatactgtgtctctatcacagtgaaatatggttaagaatgtgtactgccctagttgttatccagaaagggtagtgttgtt encodes:
- the LOC131637212 gene encoding agamous-like MADS-box protein AGL19, which produces MVRGKTQLKLIENESYRQVTFSKRRNGLLKKAFELSVLCDAEVALIIFSTTGKLHEFSSSSINKTVERYPQRVKELAVSTKEIQENTQTLKEYDINTTKKLEQLEFYKRKLLGDELDTCGIEELQQIENQLEYSLSKIRARKNQLLMEQIEKLKKQERCLLEENRRLREQCGVEQQDIKVLTESELGEEVETELFIGRPEKRMN